A single window of Synechococcus sp. C9 DNA harbors:
- a CDS encoding NAD(P)H-binding protein — protein MRALVAGATGATGRRIVEELVRRDMPVRAGVRDVERGRRMLPPQVEVVYADVTQPRTLGAAMAGCTVVLCATGARPSFNVTEPWAVDCCGTQNLVDVAKIQGVAHFVLVSSLCVSQFFHPLNLFWFILYWKKQAELYLQNSGLTYTIVRPGGLLNENIPGGLVIQGADTLFEGRIPRQRVAQVCVEALHQPAARQKIVEVITRPEQPESPPESWFSQVAVAGHQ, from the coding sequence ATGCGGGCATTAGTGGCGGGGGCGACTGGGGCAACCGGGCGGAGGATTGTGGAAGAATTGGTGCGGCGGGATATGCCGGTGCGGGCGGGGGTGCGGGACGTAGAACGGGGTCGCCGGATGTTACCCCCCCAGGTGGAGGTGGTTTACGCCGATGTCACCCAACCCCGTACCCTAGGGGCGGCGATGGCAGGCTGTACGGTCGTGCTTTGTGCCACGGGTGCCCGTCCTTCCTTTAATGTCACGGAACCTTGGGCGGTGGACTGTTGCGGGACGCAAAACCTGGTGGATGTGGCCAAAATCCAGGGCGTAGCGCATTTCGTGCTGGTGTCTTCCCTATGCGTGTCCCAGTTTTTTCACCCCTTGAATTTGTTTTGGTTTATTTTGTACTGGAAAAAGCAAGCAGAATTGTATTTACAAAATAGTGGTTTGACCTATACGATTGTGCGCCCCGGGGGACTCCTGAATGAGAATATCCCCGGTGGCTTGGTGATCCAGGGTGCTGATACGCTTTTTGAGGGGCGGATTCCCCGACAGAGGGTGGCGCAGGTGTGTGTGGAGGCGTTGCACCAACCGGCGGCTCGGCAAAAAATTGTGGAGGTGATCACCCGCCCGGAACAACCGGAATCTCCGCCGGAGTCCTGGTTTTCACAGGTTGCCGTTGCGGGCCACCAGTAG
- a CDS encoding photosystem II reaction center protein Ycf12: MLDNWELLVQLVLIALVVLAGPAVIFLLVARNGNL, translated from the coding sequence CTGCTGGATAACTGGGAATTGTTGGTGCAGTTAGTCTTGATTGCGTTGGTGGTACTGGCCGGGCCAGCGGTGATTTTTCTACTGGTGGCCCGCAACGGCAACCTGTGA
- a CDS encoding peptidoglycan recognition family protein produces MVRVGRWLVCILLAVVALVATQAVGWWQPSLTPTLVSQLSPLPAGPGLCPPNLSPAKSWPAYHPPEEVAPAHPSNYGLRHRLDVWGQPAEYPPLIVLHETAGSADGAIAMFQKDHTGRDDRQVSYHVLIRRDGTVVWVVPPELRAYGAAPSAFRGQAVKTNPKGVFSVNNFAYHISFESPVDGYYRPPDVPQPTPTPSASPKATTATPTPAPTPVNPLVHSGYTDAQYQSLAWVIAKTCVPWERITTHKAVDTSGSRADPRSFDWQKFRRYLHQYPRRREIFFGFNNE; encoded by the coding sequence ATGGTACGGGTCGGGCGATGGCTGGTCTGCATCCTCCTGGCTGTGGTCGCTTTGGTGGCAACTCAGGCGGTGGGCTGGTGGCAACCATCACTGACACCCACCCTAGTGAGCCAACTTTCGCCCCTGCCTGCTGGGCCGGGGTTATGCCCCCCGAATTTATCCCCCGCCAAGTCCTGGCCGGCGTATCATCCCCCCGAAGAGGTGGCTCCTGCCCATCCCAGTAATTACGGTCTGCGGCATCGGTTGGACGTGTGGGGGCAACCGGCGGAGTACCCCCCCTTGATCGTTTTGCATGAAACCGCTGGCTCGGCGGACGGGGCGATTGCTATGTTTCAAAAAGACCATACGGGGCGGGATGACCGGCAGGTGAGTTACCATGTCCTGATTCGCCGGGATGGTACGGTGGTCTGGGTTGTGCCGCCGGAATTGCGGGCCTATGGGGCGGCTCCTTCCGCTTTTCGGGGGCAGGCGGTGAAAACCAACCCGAAAGGGGTGTTTTCGGTGAATAATTTTGCCTACCACATTTCCTTTGAGTCCCCGGTGGATGGCTATTATCGCCCGCCGGATGTCCCCCAACCTACCCCGACCCCCAGTGCGAGTCCCAAGGCGACCACAGCCACCCCGACCCCTGCGCCCACGCCGGTGAATCCCCTGGTCCACAGCGGTTACACGGATGCCCAGTACCAGTCCTTGGCTTGGGTGATTGCCAAAACCTGCGTGCCCTGGGAACGGATCACGACCCACAAGGCGGTGGACACTTCCGGTTCGCGCGCTGACCCCCGCAGTTTTGATTGGCAGAAATTTCGCCGCTATTTGCACCAGTATCCCCGACGGCGGGAAATCTTTTTTGGGTTTAATAATGAGTGA
- the corA gene encoding magnesium/cobalt transporter CorA, which produces MSPQVNPTHAPRSQESAWGDESYIDYYYDDPGDAPGTLTIDPEAPPPELVLIDYTSQQATRQLLTRPRECVPYLDSPSVSWLDVRGLGAEEIFRELGQVFGLHPLTLEDVVNVPQRPKVEQYPDHLLLITRMVTPKESGYGFETEQVSFIVGLRGYLVTVQEEGERDTFHSVRERIRTGKGMIRNYGVDYLTYALLDTIVDGFFPVLELYGERLEELEDEVVLQPTRATLAEIHQLKRDLLSLRRLIWPLRDAMNSLIRDAGDFFGADVRVYLRDCYDHTVQVMDIVETYREVASSLMDVYLSAIGNKMNEIMKFLTVISTIFIPLTFIAGVYGMNFDPDKSPWNMPELDWYWGYPFALGLMLVIAIALVIFFKRRGWFDDFSAGLREMRDDLRRS; this is translated from the coding sequence ATGAGTCCCCAGGTTAACCCCACCCATGCTCCCCGGAGTCAGGAGTCCGCCTGGGGGGATGAATCGTACATTGATTATTACTACGATGACCCCGGTGATGCCCCCGGCACGCTCACCATTGACCCGGAGGCTCCCCCGCCGGAATTGGTTTTAATTGATTACACCTCGCAACAGGCCACCCGGCAACTCCTGACCCGTCCCCGGGAATGCGTGCCCTACCTGGATAGCCCGTCCGTTTCCTGGTTGGATGTGCGGGGCTTGGGTGCGGAGGAGATTTTTCGGGAATTGGGGCAGGTGTTTGGTTTGCATCCCTTGACCTTGGAAGATGTGGTCAACGTCCCCCAACGCCCCAAAGTGGAACAATATCCGGATCATTTGTTGCTCATTACCCGTATGGTTACCCCAAAAGAATCCGGCTATGGTTTTGAAACGGAACAGGTGAGTTTTATTGTGGGTCTGCGGGGTTATTTAGTAACCGTCCAAGAGGAGGGAGAACGGGATACCTTTCATTCGGTACGGGAACGGATTCGCACTGGCAAAGGCATGATTCGCAACTATGGGGTGGACTACCTCACCTACGCCCTTTTGGATACGATTGTGGATGGTTTTTTTCCGGTTTTAGAACTGTACGGGGAGCGATTGGAAGAATTAGAAGACGAGGTGGTGCTCCAGCCCACCCGGGCGACCTTGGCGGAGATTCACCAACTGAAACGGGATTTGCTCAGTTTGCGGCGGTTGATTTGGCCCCTGCGGGATGCGATGAACAGTTTGATCCGGGATGCGGGGGATTTTTTTGGGGCGGACGTGCGGGTGTATTTGCGGGATTGTTATGACCACACGGTGCAGGTGATGGACATTGTGGAAACCTATCGGGAAGTGGCCTCAAGTTTGATGGATGTGTATCTGTCGGCGATTGGCAATAAAATGAATGAAATTATGAAATTTCTCACCGTCATTTCCACTATTTTTATCCCTTTAACGTTTATTGCTGGGGTGTATGGGATGAATTTTGACCCGGACAAATCCCCTTGGAATATGCCGGAATTAGATTGGTATTGGGGGTATCCCTTTGCCCTGGGGTTGATGCTGGTGATTGCCATAGCCTTAGTGATCTTTTTCAAACGCCGGGGCTGGTTTGATGATTTTTCCGCCGGTCTGAGGGAAATGCGGGATGACCTGCGCCGGAGTTAG
- the rsmB gene encoding 16S rRNA (cytosine(967)-C(5))-methyltransferase RsmB, giving the protein MRKLSARSIPADPRYLAWLALGDIATGQCTDQVLAKYLTDDLALPDRRLLMELVCGVTRQRGFLNAVIDQLVPRSPPTPVRWWLQVGLYQLHFCQQIPDFAAVDTTVEWVGQTVGRRWVGLVNAVLRNYLRLAGHHPRQFPLKLPAEPVRALARQYSYPVRLVATWLTQVGATETAQLCQWFNQAPEMYLRVNPLRTDIHTLLIQFQQVGIKAAAVPHLPQGIKVTDGGRVTDWPGFREGHWLVQDAAAQWVSLILDPQPGETVMDACAAPGGKTTHIAELMGDRGVVWAADIRAQRLAQVQENVQRLGLTCVRYRLGDARSFGDWQGLADRVLLDVPCSGWGTLHRHPEARWRWATQDVTPLVQTQQELLQAAATWVKPGGILVYATCTLNPQENLQQMQTFLARHPGWAVVPPVLPAELSSALDPHTHTVTFWPQRHDMDGFFVAKLVRGWADAPKPL; this is encoded by the coding sequence CTGACCGGCGCTTGTTAATGGAATTGGTCTGTGGGGTGACCCGCCAGCGGGGTTTTTTGAATGCGGTGATTGACCAGTTGGTGCCCCGGTCGCCGCCTACCCCCGTGCGGTGGTGGTTGCAGGTGGGGCTGTACCAGTTGCACTTTTGCCAGCAGATTCCCGATTTTGCCGCTGTGGATACCACTGTGGAATGGGTGGGGCAAACGGTGGGTCGCCGCTGGGTGGGTTTGGTGAATGCGGTTTTGCGAAATTATCTCCGCCTGGCGGGTCATCATCCCCGGCAATTTCCCCTCAAGTTACCGGCAGAACCCGTCCGAGCGCTGGCACGGCAATACAGTTATCCAGTGCGGCTGGTGGCAACCTGGCTAACCCAGGTGGGAGCAACGGAAACGGCGCAGTTGTGCCAATGGTTCAACCAAGCCCCAGAGATGTATCTGCGGGTGAATCCCCTGCGGACGGATATACATACTTTATTAATACAATTCCAGCAGGTGGGGATCAAAGCGGCGGCGGTGCCCCATCTACCCCAAGGGATCAAGGTGACCGATGGCGGGCGAGTGACGGACTGGCCGGGGTTCCGGGAAGGGCATTGGCTGGTGCAGGATGCGGCGGCGCAATGGGTGAGCCTGATCCTCGACCCGCAACCGGGGGAAACGGTGATGGATGCCTGTGCCGCGCCTGGGGGCAAAACCACCCATATCGCTGAATTGATGGGAGATCGGGGGGTGGTCTGGGCGGCGGACATCCGTGCCCAACGGTTAGCCCAGGTGCAGGAGAATGTCCAGCGGTTGGGGCTGACCTGTGTGCGCTATCGCCTGGGGGATGCTCGCTCCTTTGGGGATTGGCAGGGGTTGGCTGACCGGGTATTGTTGGATGTGCCCTGTAGTGGCTGGGGAACCCTGCACCGTCATCCCGAAGCCCGTTGGCGGTGGGCAACCCAGGATGTAACCCCTTTAGTACAAACGCAACAGGAATTACTCCAAGCGGCGGCGACTTGGGTCAAACCGGGGGGAATTTTGGTCTATGCCACCTGCACCCTCAACCCCCAGGAGAACCTACAGCAGATGCAAACCTTTTTGGCACGACATCCAGGTTGGGCGGTAGTGCCCCCCGTACTGCCTGCGGAGCTAAGCTCTGCCCTTGACCCCCACACCCACACCGTCACCTTTTGGCCGCAACGGCATGATATGGATGGGTTTTTTGTGGCAAAATTGGTGCGGGGTTGGGCCGATGCGCCGAAACCGTTATAG